DNA from Halorarum salinum:
TGCGCGACCGACGAGGCGTTCTGGGACGTGCTCTCCGCTGCGGACTGGGCGAGTCTCGTCTCGGGCACCTTCGAGGACTCGGGGGACCTGACGACGGGCGTGTACCGTCCGTCCGACCCCGAGCCGACCGCACAGCTTCTGGGGACGGAGTTCACCGACCGCGAGTACTACTGCTCCTGTTAGGCCCCGTCCGCCGGGACCCGGCGCCCGCCGACCCCCCGCCGACCGTTCGGTCGCGACCGGGCGGAGTTGCGACCGGATGGAAACCCGATGACGACCGTCCGCCCGACGCTCGGGAGCCGAACGGCGACCGCCTGTTTTGAAATGAAAGCCGAATCGTTACCGGACTCCGTGCCCTCCCTCCGATGCCATGCCCGTTGGACACCTCGGACCGGAGGACGTGGCGACCGTCGAACCGGACGCACAGGTGAGCGAGGCCGTGGACCGGCTCGAATCCGAGAGCGTCGGCGCGGTCGTCGTCGCCGACGGCGACGAACCGATCGGCGTCGTCACCGACCGGGACGTGGCGCTGGCGGTCGGCGGGGACGAACCGGTCGGGACCGAGCCGGTGCGGTCGGTCATGAGCGAGGACCCGGTGACCCTCCACGAGGACGAGGAGGCGATGGAGCTCTCCCGGACGATCGACGAACACGACGTCCGGCGGGTCCCGATCGTCGACGACGACGGCGAACTGACCGGGATCGCGACCGCGGACGACCTCGTCGGGACGGTCGGCGAACAGCTCGATCGCGTCGCCAACACCATCGAGGCCCAGTCGCCGGAGTACAGCCCCTGACCAGGCGGTCCGCCGGCTCCGATCGCGGCACGCGTTCGTCGACGTGACGGGGCCGGCTCCCGCATCCCGAGCGGGCGAACGCGCCGACGTCCCCGGTTTTCCGACCGTACCGCACCGCCCGGACCCCTCAGAGCAGCCGCAGCGTCGCGGTCCAGAAGTCCTCGAACGCGGCCTCCAGCGCCTCCTCGGGGTCGCCGGTCGCGTCGCTGCCGGCGGTCCGGTCGGCGTGTTCGCGGACCTCGGTCAGGACGGTGCGCTCGCCGACCAGGACCACCCTGTCGGCGTCCACGTCGGACAGCCGCTCCCGACAGCGGTCGAGGTGCTCGTCGATCTGCTCGTCGCGGATACGCTCGAAGCGCGCCTGCGAGTAGCCGCCCTTGTCGTGCTCGCTCATCACGTCGGTCGTGAAACCCGCGTAGTCGACGCGCTCGCCGCCCTCGTACGTGCCGAGCGCGAACGTGTCCGACCGGACCAGCCCGAACGCCAGCCGGCCGGTCGGGCGGAACCAGGACCCCTCGACGCGGAACCGGTCGTCCCACTCGCAGAACGGTTCGGGCGGGAGCGGCGGGTCGAGCGCGCAGGAGACGACGCCGGCGTCGTCGCGGTAGACGAGCGTCGGCGCCGCCCTGCGGACGAGCGGCGCGCGGTCGCCCAGCCGCTCCCGGACCGCCTCCGGGACGTCCCCGTCGGTCACCATCGCCGAGAGGGCGCCCTCCGTGCCGGCCTCGACGCTCCGGAGCCGGGAGAGCACCGAATCGAGCCGTCCGCGCCGGAGCGTCTCGGTCCCGCGGAACTCCGCGGCGGCCTCCTCGTCCTCCGCCCGGTCGACCCGGTCCGTCAGCTCCTCGATGCGGTGTTCGAGTTCGTTGACGCGCTCCTCGGCATCCTGCCGCCTGCGGGCGGCCTCGCGGCGGCGCTCCTCCTCCGCGTCGAGTCGCGCGCGCAGCGAGTCGCGCTCCTCCTCCAGGTCCTCGATGCGGGACTTCAGCCCGTCGCGCATGAGGAGTCGGTCGAGCATACCCCGACCCGCGGACCGGTTCGGGAAAAAGCTGCCCTCACGGGCCGAGGGAGGTGGGTCGACGGGGCGCTCTCGCGCCGGGGCCCGCTCGGCGGCGCGGACGGCCTCGATCCCGAGTTCGGCGACGTCCGGGTCGCCCTCGGGCAGGTCCTCGGGCGTGTACCGGCTCCACGAGTCCGCCCCCCCTCGCCGTCGGCCGGGTCGATCTCCCGGCTCGCCGCGGTCGCGGAGAAAATCTGATCGACGTGCTGGTGCCCGACGGTTCCGTCCTCGTGCACGTTGACGTCGTACAGGAGCGGTGACACGGCCGAGGAAGCGCCCGGCCGGCCGGACCCGGGTTCCTCCGGGGGGACGCCAGCAGCGTCGCTTCGAGTCCGAGTTCCTCCCGGACTCGCGCAGCCCGGCCTCGTGCGGGAGTTCGCCCCGGTCGACGTGACCGCCGGGCGGACGGTGACGTCGTGGCGCTCGTGTTCGTGGAGGGCGGTCGCGCCGTCGTCGACGACGTCGACGGTCGCGGTGAGGTGTCGGGTCGTCTCCATGCCGGCGGGACGGGTCCCCCCCGACTTGGTTGCTCGCCGTCCACGGTGGAACTGAAACCCCCGACGTCGGGCGCTCCGGCGGGGGGCTTCCGACTCGTGGAGCTTACGCGCTCGACTCGCCCTCCCAGCCGGTGAACTGGAGGAGGTCCTCCGCACGGTCGGCGTTCGCGAGGAACACCTCGCGGCGGCCGGGGAGCTTCCCCTCCAGGTCGCCGGGGACCGCGTCCTCGGGGAGCGTGAGCGTCCCGCGCGGGACGTCGTCGTCCCCGACGACCGGGTAGTGGCGCGTCCCGACCTTCATGACGAGCGGGTTGTCGAGCCGCTCCACGCCCTCGCCGGTCGCGTAGAGCTGCTCGTTGACCCGCTCGTGGTCGTCGCGCTTGATCGCCGCCTCGCGTTCGCCCCGGGGCTGGACGTAGAGGCGTCCGAGGTAGTAGCCGCTCGAGAAGCGTTCGAACATGCTCTTCGGGTGATGGTAGTCGCCACGACCATGTTAAGCGTTACCAGCAATCGTTATATGGGCGCGCTATCATCCCGGCGCCCGCGGCGGTCCCGTCGCCCACGCGGACTTCGACCCCGCCGACCGCGACCGACGGATTCACCCTCGCGGCGACGGACCGGTTCGACATGCCCGAGTTCCGTCGCTTCGGACAGGGGACCTACAAGCTCGAAGGGGAACGGTGCGCCGAGAGCGTCGAAACGGCGCTCGAACTCGGCTACCGCCACGTCGACACCGCCCAGAGCTACGACAACGAGGGGTACGTCGGCGAGGCGCTCGCCGCCGCGAACGTGGACCGCGAGGACGTGTTCGTCGCGACGAAGCTCGCGACGGGGAACCTCGCGTACGACGACGCGGTGGAGTCGGCCCGCGAGAGCGCCGAGCGGCTCGGGGTCGACGCCATCGACCTGCTGTACGTCCACTGGCCGATCGACACCTACGACGCGGCCGAGACGTGCCGCGCGCTGGACGACCTGGTCGACGAGGGGCTGGTCCGCAACGTCGGGCTCTCGAACTTCCGGCCCGACCAGCTACGGGAGGCGCGCGAACACCTTGAGAGCCCCCTCTTCGCCCACCAAGTGGAGTGCCACCCGCTGTTCCGGCAGGAGGAGCTCCGCGAACTCGCCCGCGAGGACGACCACCGGCTCGTCGCCTACTGCCCGATCGCGCGCAACCAGGTCGCCGACGTCCCCGAGATCCGGGAGATCGCCGGGAAGCACGACGCCACCCCGGCGCAGGTGAGCATCGCCTGGCTCCTCGCGAAGGAGGACGTCGCCGCGATCCCGAAGGCGACCGGCGAGGACCACCTCCGCGAGAACCTCGCGGCGACCGACCTGGAGCTCGACGGGGACGACGTCGCCGCCATCGACGACCTGTCGGAGTCCCGGCGGATCGTCGACTTCGAGGAGGCGCCCTGGAACCGGGTCTGATCGGGACGCGGGGGCCCGGTCGGGGCGCGAGCCCACGGCGACCACATTTACTTTCGCCGCGCCTCCGGCTAAGTATTATCCCCGGATCGGCCGTCTAGCGTGACGCCATGCCAGACACATCCCACACGGAGGTGGAGGCGACCGGAACGGACTCGACGGCGGACGGCGGCGGACGGCGGACCGACGTCCGACTCGTGCTCGGCGTCGCGGTGCTGTTCGCGCTGCTCGGCGCGCTGCTGGTGCGGGTGGCGGGCGGCGGGAGCCTCGACGGGGTCCTCGGCGCCGCGCTCGCGCTGCTGCTCGTCACGGCCGTGGTCGTCGTCTTCGGCGTGGAGACCGTCAGGGCGGCCGCGGAACTCCTCCGGCCGTAGATGTCGGCCCGAGTCACCATCCAGTGCAGGACGAACCAGGCCGCCGGGTGCGGACCGGACGGACGCGAACGGACCGGTTCGTGCGGTCCGCTCGCTGCCGTCGCCTACCCCGTGTTCTTCATGCCGGCCGCGATGCCCTTCACCGTGAGCCGTAGCGCCCGCTCCTCCGCCTCCGACCGGTGGGTCCGAGCGAGCAACTGCACCTGCAGGAGGTTCAGCGGGTCGACGTACGGGTTCCGCCGATCGAGGTTCTCCGCGAGCCACGCCCGACCCGTCAACTCCTCGCGCCCGGTGATCGCCCGGACCAGTTCGACGGCGCGCTCGTACTCCGACTCGATCCGCGGGAAGAAGCGCTCCCGGAGCGGCGGCGGCGCGAGTTCGGCGTACTCGGCGGCGATCTCCAGGTCGGTCCGGGCGAGCGAGAGCGCGACGTGGTCGACGGTCGTCCGGAAGAACGGCCATCCCTCGTACATCTCGCGGAGCGTGTCGAGGTCGCCCGTCCCCGTGCAGTCGTCCGATCCCCCCTCGCCCTCCAGGTAGGCGTCCAGTCCCGCGGCGACCGAGTACCAGCCCGGGAGGATGGCCCGCGACTGGGTCCACGAGAACACCCACGGGATGGCCCGGAGGTCCTCGACGGTCCGCTCGCCCGACCGCGAGGCGGGCCGCGACCCCATGTTCAGTTCCTCGATGACGGCGATGGGGGTCGCGGTCTCGAAGTACCGGACGAACCCCTCCGAGTCGAGCAGGTCGCGGTACGCCGTGCGGGCGCCCGCCGCGGCGGCGTCCATCGCCGCCTCCCACTCCTCCTTCGGCCCGGTCGCCTCGCCCGTGAGCGAGCGGAGCCGTG
Protein-coding regions in this window:
- a CDS encoding DUF5802 family protein, producing the protein MFERFSSGYYLGRLYVQPRGEREAAIKRDDHERVNEQLYATGEGVERLDNPLVMKVGTRHYPVVGDDDVPRGTLTLPEDAVPGDLEGKLPGRREVFLANADRAEDLLQFTGWEGESSA
- a CDS encoding Vms1/Ankzf1 family peptidyl-tRNA hydrolase; translation: MLDRLLMRDGLKSRIEDLEEERDSLRARLDAEEERRREAARRRQDAEERVNELEHRIEELTDRVDRAEDEEAAAEFRGTETLRRGRLDSVLSRLRSVEAGTEGALSAMVTDGDVPEAVRERLGDRAPLVRRAAPTLVYRDDAGVVSCALDPPLPPEPFCEWDDRFRVEGSWFRPTGRLAFGLVRSDTFALGTYEGGERVDYAGFTTDVMSEHDKGGYSQARFERIRDEQIDEHLDRCRERLSDVDADRVVLVGERTVLTEVREHADRTAGSDATGDPEEALEAAFEDFWTATLRLL
- a CDS encoding CBS domain-containing protein, whose product is MPVGHLGPEDVATVEPDAQVSEAVDRLESESVGAVVVADGDEPIGVVTDRDVALAVGGDEPVGTEPVRSVMSEDPVTLHEDEEAMELSRTIDEHDVRRVPIVDDDGELTGIATADDLVGTVGEQLDRVANTIEAQSPEYSP
- a CDS encoding aldo/keto reductase, whose amino-acid sequence is MPEFRRFGQGTYKLEGERCAESVETALELGYRHVDTAQSYDNEGYVGEALAAANVDREDVFVATKLATGNLAYDDAVESARESAERLGVDAIDLLYVHWPIDTYDAAETCRALDDLVDEGLVRNVGLSNFRPDQLREAREHLESPLFAHQVECHPLFRQEELRELAREDDHRLVAYCPIARNQVADVPEIREIAGKHDATPAQVSIAWLLAKEDVAAIPKATGEDHLRENLAATDLELDGDDVAAIDDLSESRRIVDFEEAPWNRV